A genomic region of Christiangramia sp. OXR-203 contains the following coding sequences:
- a CDS encoding Lrp/AsnC family transcriptional regulator, with protein MKIVNDSVELDGIDKTILNYLMKDAKKPILEIAKNIGITGAAVHQRLRKLEKSGLIEGSKMMLDARLLGYKTMAFVGVYLDKAVSNPQAVKQLSEIPEVIECHYTTGNWSIFLKILCRDNEHLMVVLNKNIQAIDGVSRTETFISLNQQIDRQIKI; from the coding sequence ATGAAGATTGTAAACGATAGTGTTGAGCTAGATGGGATCGATAAGACCATTCTTAACTATCTAATGAAAGATGCAAAAAAACCGATCCTAGAGATCGCCAAGAATATTGGAATTACCGGCGCAGCTGTTCATCAGCGTTTGAGAAAACTAGAGAAATCTGGTTTGATCGAAGGTTCTAAAATGATGCTGGATGCTAGATTGCTAGGTTATAAAACTATGGCTTTTGTAGGGGTTTACCTGGATAAAGCTGTAAGTAACCCACAGGCAGTTAAGCAACTTAGTGAAATTCCGGAAGTTATTGAATGTCACTACACGACGGGAAACTGGTCAATATTTTTAAAGATCTTATGTCGTGACAACGAACATTTAATGGTTGTACTTAATAAGAACATCCAGGCAATAGACGGTGTCTCCCGGACAGAAACCTTTATAAGTCTCAATCAACAAATAGACCGGCAGATCAAGATATAA
- the tyrS gene encoding tyrosine--tRNA ligase, producing MEKNFVKELTWRGMLHDTMPGTEEHLMEEMRAAYVGIDPTADSLHIGHLVGVMMLRHFQLAGHKPYALVGGATGMIGDPSGKSAERNLLDEKTLRHNQNSLKEQLSRFLDFDSDHDNAAVLVNNYDWMKNFSFLEFIRDVGKHITVNYMMSKDSVKKRLSSESSIGMSFTEFTYQLVQGYDFLHLYRENDCTLQMGGSDQWGNITTGTELIRRIGNGKGYALTCPLITKADGTKFGKTEGGNIWLDKERTSPYKFYQYWLNTSDEDAEKYIKIFTFLSKEEIDSLIAEHKEAQHKRELQKELGKQVTTMVHSEEDYNNALAASEVLFGKSTAADFRKLDEATFLDIFEGVPQADIAMTEIENGLDMIAALAAQTNFLKSNGEARRALKENSVAVNKEKIKEDYTITKDDLINNKYVILNKGKKNTYIIRAI from the coding sequence ATGGAGAAGAATTTCGTAAAAGAACTTACCTGGAGAGGGATGTTGCATGACACCATGCCTGGAACCGAGGAACATTTAATGGAAGAAATGCGTGCGGCTTACGTGGGGATAGATCCAACGGCAGATTCGCTGCATATTGGTCATCTTGTGGGAGTCATGATGTTACGCCATTTTCAACTTGCGGGGCACAAGCCTTATGCCTTGGTTGGCGGTGCTACTGGAATGATCGGGGATCCATCGGGGAAGTCGGCTGAACGTAATCTGCTTGATGAAAAAACTTTACGTCACAACCAGAATTCCCTAAAAGAACAACTTTCGAGATTCCTTGATTTTGATTCTGACCATGATAATGCGGCAGTTCTGGTAAACAATTACGACTGGATGAAAAACTTCTCTTTCCTTGAATTCATCAGGGATGTAGGGAAGCATATCACCGTGAATTATATGATGTCCAAAGATTCAGTCAAGAAAAGATTGTCTTCTGAATCTTCTATAGGAATGTCTTTTACTGAATTTACTTATCAGCTGGTACAGGGTTATGATTTCCTGCATTTATACAGAGAAAACGACTGTACACTGCAAATGGGTGGAAGCGATCAATGGGGGAATATCACTACGGGAACGGAGCTTATTCGCCGAATTGGAAATGGGAAAGGTTATGCTTTGACCTGTCCTTTGATCACCAAGGCTGATGGAACTAAATTCGGGAAGACAGAAGGTGGAAATATCTGGCTTGATAAAGAGAGAACTTCTCCTTATAAATTCTACCAGTACTGGTTGAATACCAGTGATGAAGATGCTGAAAAATATATCAAGATCTTTACATTTTTGTCCAAAGAGGAGATCGATTCTTTAATTGCTGAACATAAGGAAGCGCAACACAAACGTGAGCTACAGAAGGAACTTGGAAAACAGGTTACGACAATGGTACATTCAGAAGAAGATTATAACAATGCTCTTGCTGCTTCTGAAGTTCTCTTCGGAAAAAGTACGGCAGCCGACTTCAGGAAGCTTGATGAAGCGACCTTTCTGGATATCTTCGAAGGCGTGCCGCAAGCTGATATCGCAATGACTGAAATTGAGAACGGACTCGACATGATCGCTGCGCTTGCTGCTCAAACCAATTTCCTAAAATCGAATGGAGAGGCCAGACGTGCGTTAAAAGAAAATTCGGTAGCAGTGAATAAAGAGAAAATAAAGGAAGATTACACGATCACTAAAGATGATCTTATCAATAACAAGTATGTTATTTTAAATAAAGGAAAGAAGAATACCTATATCATTAGAGCGATTTAA
- a CDS encoding NAD-dependent epimerase/dehydratase family protein, whose product MILVTGGTGLVGAHLLYELVRAGEKIRAIHRENSDLNKVLEVFSFYSEAEEAEKLFHQIEWKVADLNNIPQLTAAFVEVQQVYHSAALVSFDPADEQELRKVNIEGTANIVNLCISCKVHKLCFVSSIAALGNITNADKIDETGKWNPEGKHNDYAISKYGAEIEVWRGTQEGVNAIIVNPGVIIGPGFWNSGSGKIFKKIDSGLSYYFPKVTGFVGVQDVAKSMVILMNSEKVNEQYVLVSENISFRQVFEWAAKALNKTKPKQKLQKWMIAFGWFFQKTGSIFGRKRSITYETINSLHEESFYDNSKIIQEINYQFEPMESAVKRTASNFKN is encoded by the coding sequence ATGATACTTGTGACTGGTGGTACGGGATTGGTAGGCGCTCATTTATTATATGAGCTGGTGCGTGCTGGTGAAAAAATTCGTGCTATTCATCGTGAGAACAGCGATTTGAATAAGGTTCTCGAAGTATTTTCTTTTTATTCTGAAGCTGAAGAAGCAGAGAAACTGTTCCATCAAATTGAGTGGAAAGTAGCAGATCTTAACAATATTCCACAACTTACCGCAGCATTTGTAGAGGTACAGCAAGTATATCACTCGGCAGCCCTGGTATCTTTTGATCCCGCCGATGAGCAAGAATTACGAAAAGTCAATATTGAAGGCACGGCAAATATCGTTAACCTTTGCATTTCCTGTAAAGTACATAAATTATGTTTTGTTAGTAGTATCGCTGCTTTAGGCAACATCACAAATGCAGACAAAATAGATGAAACCGGTAAATGGAATCCGGAAGGAAAGCACAACGATTATGCAATTTCCAAATATGGTGCAGAGATCGAAGTATGGCGTGGAACACAGGAAGGTGTCAATGCCATTATTGTGAATCCCGGAGTGATTATTGGTCCAGGATTCTGGAATTCGGGATCTGGCAAAATCTTTAAAAAGATAGATTCCGGTTTATCCTATTACTTTCCAAAAGTCACAGGATTTGTAGGAGTACAGGATGTTGCAAAATCCATGGTTATTCTAATGAATTCTGAAAAGGTGAACGAACAATATGTTCTGGTTTCAGAAAATATTTCATTTAGGCAAGTTTTCGAGTGGGCTGCAAAAGCATTGAACAAGACTAAACCTAAGCAAAAACTTCAAAAATGGATGATCGCATTTGGATGGTTCTTTCAAAAAACTGGAAGTATTTTCGGAAGAAAAAGATCTATCACTTATGAAACTATCAATAGTCTGCATGAAGAAAGCTTTTACGATAACTCCAAGATCATCCAGGAAATCAATTATCAGTTCGAGCCTATGGAAAGTGCTGTCAAAAGAACTGCCAGTAATTTTAAGAACTAG
- a CDS encoding DUF4296 domain-containing protein, with the protein MIARKPYILLLALSIFLIACQDLDKTEKPDNLIPEEKMVDVLTELSLVHAAKNYNKFKLEQTGIQPDKFVFEKYDIDSLQFEQSSNYYSDQYVIYERIYDSVRGRIKVMKSKYDSLREVEIKREDSLKRLQKDSLQMMDSIMAIPRLRDSVQRSRLKLKDDIKGKEEKRDSLIAPVSMREDSN; encoded by the coding sequence TTGATCGCTAGAAAGCCCTACATATTATTACTTGCACTGTCCATCTTTCTGATTGCCTGTCAGGATCTGGATAAGACTGAGAAGCCAGACAACCTCATTCCGGAAGAGAAGATGGTAGATGTGCTTACCGAGTTATCGTTGGTTCACGCAGCAAAGAATTATAATAAATTCAAGCTTGAACAAACTGGTATACAACCAGACAAGTTCGTGTTTGAAAAATATGATATTGATAGTCTTCAATTTGAACAGAGCAGTAATTATTACTCAGATCAATACGTGATCTATGAAAGAATTTACGATTCTGTAAGAGGTCGAATTAAAGTAATGAAATCAAAATATGATTCTTTGCGTGAAGTGGAGATCAAAAGAGAAGATAGTCTTAAGCGCTTGCAAAAAGATTCTTTACAGATGATGGATTCTATCATGGCCATTCCAAGATTAAGAGATTCTGTGCAACGAAGCAGGTTGAAACTGAAAGATGATATTAAAGGAAAAGAAGAAAAACGGGACAGCTTGATTGCTCCCGTGAGCATGAGGGAGGATAGTAACTAG
- a CDS encoding DUF423 domain-containing protein, with product MQTNRKFLVTGAIFGLIAVILGAFAVHGLKETLSEASLNSFETGVRFQMYHAFLMLILGIIITEKDNKLLFYLFLLGTILFSGSIYLLSTTAVTGVDFSAIALVTPIGGGLLIVGWFLLVLKFIKLKNK from the coding sequence ATGCAGACAAACAGGAAATTCTTAGTAACCGGAGCTATATTTGGATTAATAGCCGTTATTCTTGGAGCTTTTGCAGTACATGGTTTAAAAGAAACACTTTCAGAAGCTTCTTTGAATAGCTTTGAAACGGGCGTTAGATTCCAAATGTATCATGCTTTTTTAATGTTGATCCTCGGGATTATTATTACTGAAAAAGATAACAAGCTGTTGTTTTACCTTTTCCTTCTTGGTACAATATTATTCTCAGGATCTATCTATTTATTATCTACAACGGCGGTTACAGGAGTAGACTTTTCAGCAATAGCATTAGTTACCCCAATTGGTGGAGGGCTTTTAATTGTAGGTTGGTTCTTATTAGTGCTGAAATTCATAAAGTTAAAAAACAAATAA
- the pckA gene encoding phosphoenolpyruvate carboxykinase (ATP), protein MVDNTQITKTISLEDYGIKNARVHYQLSPEELQKKTIELGQGVESSFGALAVNTGEFTGRSPKDRFIVKDEITEDKVWWGDINIPFDPEKFDSLYNKVTNYLGDKEIFARDAYACADDNYRLNIRVINEYPWSNQFAFNMFLRVNDSELENFQEDWLVVNAPGFKADPSVDGTRQENFAILNFKKKIALIGGTGYTGEIKKGIFSALNFVLPVYKNTLPMHCSANVGEDGDTAIFFGLSGTGKTTLSADPERKLIGDDEHGWTKENTIFNFEGGCYAKVINLSEENEPDIYHAIKPGAILENVVLNEKGDVDFSDTSITQNTRVSYPIYHIDNIQEPSIGENPKNIFFLTADAFGVLPPISKLTPGQAAYHFISGYTAKVAGTEAGVDEPVPSFSACFGAPFMPLHPTKYAEMLSRKMKDAGVNVWLVNTGWTGGPYGVGNRMKLKYTREMISSALEGKLDGVEFENHQIFGLSMPKTCEGVPAEVLNPKNTWADKEAYDKKAKELSSFFKQNFSKFEEYANEEIMKGAPVD, encoded by the coding sequence ATGGTCGATAACACCCAAATTACGAAAACGATTTCGTTAGAGGATTACGGGATCAAAAATGCCAGAGTACATTATCAACTATCTCCAGAGGAACTTCAGAAGAAAACTATCGAACTAGGACAGGGAGTAGAAAGCTCATTTGGAGCACTTGCTGTTAATACTGGTGAGTTTACAGGGAGGTCTCCAAAGGACAGATTCATTGTAAAAGATGAGATCACAGAGGATAAAGTATGGTGGGGAGATATTAATATCCCTTTTGATCCGGAAAAATTTGATTCTCTTTATAATAAGGTAACAAATTACCTTGGAGATAAAGAGATCTTTGCTCGCGATGCCTACGCTTGTGCAGACGATAATTATCGTTTAAACATTAGGGTGATTAATGAGTATCCATGGTCAAACCAATTTGCTTTCAATATGTTCTTGAGAGTAAATGATTCAGAACTTGAAAACTTTCAGGAAGACTGGCTAGTGGTAAATGCACCAGGATTCAAAGCGGATCCTTCAGTAGATGGAACCAGACAGGAAAATTTTGCCATTCTTAATTTTAAGAAAAAGATCGCGCTAATTGGAGGAACCGGTTATACCGGGGAGATCAAAAAGGGGATCTTTTCTGCGCTTAATTTTGTTTTACCCGTTTATAAAAACACGTTACCAATGCACTGTTCTGCAAATGTAGGAGAAGACGGCGATACCGCTATATTCTTCGGACTTTCAGGAACAGGGAAAACGACACTTTCAGCAGATCCGGAAAGAAAACTTATTGGAGATGATGAGCATGGTTGGACAAAGGAGAACACTATTTTCAATTTTGAAGGTGGATGTTATGCTAAGGTAATTAACCTTTCCGAAGAAAATGAACCAGATATTTACCATGCGATCAAGCCTGGAGCTATCCTGGAAAATGTCGTTCTTAATGAAAAGGGCGATGTGGATTTTAGTGATACTTCAATCACACAGAACACACGGGTAAGCTATCCAATATATCATATTGATAATATCCAGGAACCTTCAATTGGAGAAAATCCCAAAAATATATTTTTCCTTACAGCAGATGCATTTGGAGTATTGCCTCCAATTAGTAAGCTTACACCAGGACAGGCGGCTTATCACTTTATAAGCGGATATACTGCAAAGGTTGCTGGTACTGAAGCTGGGGTAGATGAGCCTGTACCAAGTTTTTCTGCTTGTTTTGGCGCACCATTCATGCCGTTACATCCTACTAAATATGCAGAAATGCTAAGTCGCAAGATGAAAGATGCTGGGGTTAATGTATGGCTTGTGAATACAGGTTGGACCGGTGGACCATATGGAGTGGGAAATCGAATGAAATTAAAATATACTCGTGAAATGATAAGTTCTGCGCTTGAAGGGAAACTTGATGGAGTAGAATTTGAAAATCACCAGATCTTTGGATTGAGTATGCCTAAAACCTGTGAAGGAGTACCGGCAGAAGTCTTAAATCCAAAAAATACATGGGCAGATAAAGAGGCTTATGATAAAAAGGCAAAAGAGCTTTCAAGTTTCTTTAAGCAAAATTTCTCCAAGTTCGAGGAATATGCAAATGAAGAAATTATGAAGGGAGCTCCTGTAGATTAG
- a CDS encoding dihydroorotase: MKKVLIKNAKIVNENKITEGDVFIENGIIVEIAESISAKSPDVIIYDAEGTYLIPGLIDDQVHFREPGLTHKENIETGSKAAVAGGITTFIEMPNTLPQATTEELLEDKFSIAEETSYANYSFMFGGTNDNLAEIEKIDPKKVAALKLFLGSSTGNMLVDNEKVLEQIFKKSPVLIAVHCEDEETIQKNLEEAKAKFGDDIPIEMHPKIRSEEACYKSSSKAVALAKKTGARLHVFHVSTAKELSLFNSKKPLKDKKITAEVCIHHLWFNDQDYATKGTLIKWNPAVKTKKDQEALLQGLLDNHLDVLATDHAPHTKEEKKNVYTKAPSGGPLVQHALPALLQMHHQGKISLEKIVEKACHNPAILFQIEKRGFIREGYKADLVLVDLNSPWAVQPDNIYSKCQWSPFEGTTFKSRITHTFVNGNLVYKNFKHQPFTKVAERLTFDR, encoded by the coding sequence ATGAAAAAGGTTTTAATCAAGAACGCTAAGATTGTAAACGAGAATAAGATCACTGAAGGGGATGTGTTCATCGAGAATGGAATCATCGTTGAAATTGCAGAAAGCATAAGTGCAAAATCACCAGATGTAATTATTTATGATGCTGAAGGCACCTATTTAATACCTGGATTAATTGATGACCAGGTACATTTCAGAGAGCCAGGTCTTACTCATAAAGAAAATATAGAGACGGGGTCGAAGGCAGCAGTAGCCGGTGGTATTACCACATTCATAGAAATGCCGAATACCTTGCCGCAGGCCACAACAGAAGAGTTGCTGGAAGATAAATTCAGTATTGCTGAAGAAACTTCCTATGCGAACTATTCGTTTATGTTTGGCGGGACGAACGATAATCTTGCGGAGATCGAAAAAATTGATCCTAAGAAAGTTGCTGCTTTAAAACTTTTCCTGGGCTCCTCTACAGGGAACATGCTGGTGGATAATGAAAAGGTATTAGAACAGATCTTCAAAAAGTCACCTGTACTTATCGCCGTACATTGTGAAGATGAGGAAACCATTCAGAAAAATCTGGAAGAAGCCAAGGCAAAATTTGGTGATGATATTCCTATTGAAATGCATCCGAAAATTAGAAGTGAAGAAGCTTGTTACAAGTCCTCTTCCAAAGCTGTGGCTCTCGCGAAAAAAACCGGCGCTAGATTACATGTCTTTCATGTTTCTACTGCCAAGGAATTATCTCTGTTTAATAGTAAGAAGCCATTAAAGGATAAAAAGATAACGGCTGAGGTTTGTATACACCATTTATGGTTCAACGATCAGGATTATGCCACAAAGGGAACATTAATCAAATGGAATCCGGCAGTAAAAACCAAAAAGGATCAGGAAGCATTGCTTCAGGGGCTTTTGGATAATCACCTGGATGTACTTGCAACAGATCATGCTCCTCATACCAAAGAAGAAAAGAAAAACGTTTATACCAAAGCTCCAAGTGGTGGACCATTAGTTCAACATGCTTTACCTGCCTTGCTACAAATGCATCATCAGGGGAAGATATCTCTTGAGAAGATCGTGGAGAAAGCCTGTCATAATCCGGCAATTCTTTTTCAGATTGAAAAAAGAGGTTTTATACGTGAAGGATACAAAGCAGATCTTGTTCTTGTAGATCTTAACTCACCATGGGCTGTACAACCAGATAATATCTATTCGAAATGCCAGTGGTCTCCGTTTGAAGGAACAACCTTCAAATCACGTATCACTCATACTTTTGTGAATGGTAACCTGGTTTATAAGAACTTCAAACATCAACCATTTACGAAAGTCGCTGAAAGACTAACATTTGATCGCTAG
- a CDS encoding polyprenol monophosphomannose synthase yields MGNGIIIIPTFNEIENIERIVRNVFSQRRKFHVLVVDDNSPDGTATRVRTLMAEFPETLFLEERLGKQGLGTAYIHGFKWALKRDYDFIFEMDADFSHNPNDLIRLYNACKRDGADVAIGSRYITGVNVINWPMNRVLMSWLASRYVRFITGMDIQDTTAGYVCYKSEVLRAINLDRIQFVGYAFQIEMKFKSYLKGFKIIEVPVIFTDRTRGTSKMSGSIISEAVFGVIKMKLKSLFNRKKF; encoded by the coding sequence ATGGGAAATGGGATTATTATTATACCCACCTTTAATGAAATAGAGAACATTGAGCGCATTGTGAGAAACGTTTTTTCACAAAGACGCAAGTTTCACGTTCTCGTTGTGGATGATAATTCTCCAGATGGTACAGCAACCAGGGTTCGCACTTTGATGGCTGAATTTCCTGAAACATTGTTCCTTGAAGAAAGATTAGGTAAGCAGGGATTAGGAACTGCTTACATTCACGGATTTAAGTGGGCGTTAAAAAGAGATTATGATTTCATTTTTGAAATGGATGCAGACTTCTCGCATAATCCCAACGATCTTATACGACTGTACAATGCCTGTAAAAGGGATGGAGCCGATGTCGCCATTGGTTCGCGCTATATAACCGGTGTTAATGTCATTAACTGGCCTATGAACCGTGTTTTAATGTCTTGGTTGGCATCGAGGTATGTACGCTTTATAACTGGTATGGACATACAAGACACCACGGCCGGGTATGTATGTTATAAAAGTGAAGTTCTAAGAGCAATAAACCTGGACCGCATACAGTTTGTAGGATATGCTTTCCAGATAGAAATGAAATTCAAATCCTATTTAAAAGGATTTAAGATTATAGAGGTTCCGGTGATCTTTACAGATAGAACTCGAGGAACATCAAAAATGAGCGGCTCCATTATTTCTGAAGCCGTTTTTGGGGTAATAAAAATGAAGCTGAAAAGTCTGTTTAACAGGAAAAAATTCTGA
- a CDS encoding saccharopine dehydrogenase family protein: MREILIIGAGKSTAALIDYLLDRAVEQNLKLKIGDKELENAINACRNRKYCEAIELDVFNKKSREPAIQQVDLVISMLPARFHIEVARDCLKFNKHMVTASYISDEMRALDEEIKKKNLVFMNEIGVDPGIDHMSAMQVIDRIRDKGGKILLFESFTGGLVAPESDNNLWNYKFTWNPRNVVVAGQGGVAEFIQEGKYKYIPYHRLFRRTEFLEVEGYGKFEGYANRNSLKYQSVYGLENALTLYRGTIRKVGFSRAWNMFVQLGMTDDSFEMTNSEEMSYRDFINSFLPYSPSDSVELKTRHSLKIDQDDIMWDKLIELDLFNSEKKIGIKNATPAQALQKILMDKWTLAEDDKDMIVMYHKFGYELDGEKKQIDSTMVHIGEDQSKTAMSKTVGLPVAISALMILNGEIKTPGVQLPIRKEVYEPILKELEAHDIIFKEKETEYLGYNPFGEVGN, from the coding sequence ATGCGAGAAATATTAATCATAGGTGCAGGAAAATCTACCGCTGCACTTATAGACTACCTGCTCGACCGGGCGGTAGAGCAAAATCTAAAATTAAAAATTGGCGACAAAGAGCTCGAGAATGCCATAAATGCTTGCAGAAACCGCAAATATTGCGAAGCCATCGAACTGGATGTTTTCAATAAGAAAAGCAGGGAACCGGCAATTCAACAGGTAGACCTGGTAATTTCCATGTTGCCCGCAAGATTTCATATTGAGGTCGCCCGTGATTGCTTAAAATTCAACAAGCACATGGTAACGGCTTCCTATATTAGCGATGAGATGCGTGCTCTGGATGAGGAGATTAAGAAAAAGAACCTGGTATTTATGAATGAGATCGGCGTGGATCCGGGAATTGACCATATGAGTGCCATGCAGGTTATCGACAGAATAAGAGACAAAGGTGGAAAGATCTTACTTTTTGAATCCTTTACCGGTGGACTTGTTGCTCCGGAAAGCGACAACAACCTATGGAACTATAAATTTACCTGGAATCCCAGAAACGTAGTTGTTGCCGGGCAGGGTGGTGTTGCTGAATTTATCCAGGAAGGGAAATACAAGTATATACCTTACCATAGACTATTCCGCAGGACTGAATTTCTGGAAGTAGAAGGCTACGGAAAATTTGAAGGCTACGCCAACAGGAATTCGCTGAAATACCAAAGTGTTTACGGACTCGAAAATGCTCTAACCTTATATAGAGGAACCATTAGAAAAGTAGGTTTCAGTAGAGCCTGGAATATGTTCGTGCAACTTGGAATGACCGATGATAGTTTTGAGATGACTAATTCAGAAGAAATGAGTTACCGCGATTTCATCAATTCTTTTCTGCCTTATTCCCCAAGCGATTCCGTAGAACTTAAAACCAGACATAGTCTTAAGATCGATCAGGATGATATTATGTGGGACAAGCTTATAGAACTCGATCTATTTAATTCAGAAAAAAAGATCGGGATTAAAAATGCTACTCCGGCGCAAGCGCTTCAGAAGATCTTAATGGATAAATGGACACTGGCTGAAGACGACAAGGATATGATCGTGATGTATCATAAATTCGGTTACGAGCTTGATGGTGAAAAGAAGCAAATCGATTCCACCATGGTTCATATTGGCGAGGATCAGTCCAAAACAGCTATGTCTAAAACTGTGGGATTACCAGTAGCCATTTCAGCATTAATGATTCTGAACGGAGAGATCAAAACTCCAGGTGTTCAATTACCAATTCGCAAAGAGGTCTATGAGCCTATTCTTAAAGAACTTGAGGCTCACGATATCATTTTTAAAGAAAAAGAGACAGAATATCTAGGATACAACCCATTTGGTGAAGTAGGTAATTAG
- a CDS encoding uroporphyrinogen-III synthase: MKVKTILVSQPEPKVENSPYFELEEKQKVKIDFIPFIHVEGVPSKEVRQQKIDLANYTAIILTSRNAVDHFFRIAEEMRFKVPDSLKYFCLSEAVAYYLQKYVVYRKRKIYVGKRTFAELAPLIKKYKNEKFLLPSSDMLKADVPKTLNKLGVEWKKAVFYRTVVSDLSNLKDVTYDILVFFSPSGIKSLFENFPDFKQNNTRIAVFGNTTIKAAKEHGLTADIKAPTPETPSMTMAISKYINEVNKK; the protein is encoded by the coding sequence ATGAAAGTGAAAACAATTTTGGTTTCCCAGCCTGAACCTAAGGTAGAAAACTCTCCTTATTTTGAGCTGGAAGAAAAGCAGAAAGTTAAAATTGATTTCATCCCCTTTATTCATGTTGAAGGCGTTCCCAGTAAGGAAGTTAGACAACAAAAAATTGATCTTGCCAACTATACCGCGATCATTTTGACCAGCCGTAATGCTGTAGATCACTTCTTCAGGATTGCCGAGGAAATGAGATTCAAGGTGCCAGACTCCTTAAAATACTTCTGTCTTAGTGAAGCTGTTGCTTATTACCTGCAGAAATACGTAGTCTATCGTAAACGTAAGATCTACGTAGGTAAAAGAACTTTTGCAGAGCTTGCTCCGCTTATTAAGAAATATAAGAATGAGAAGTTCTTACTCCCTTCTTCAGATATGTTGAAGGCTGATGTTCCAAAAACATTAAACAAACTTGGAGTAGAATGGAAAAAAGCAGTTTTTTACCGAACTGTAGTGAGTGACCTTTCAAACCTGAAAGATGTGACTTATGATATCCTAGTATTCTTTAGTCCTAGTGGAATTAAATCTCTTTTTGAGAACTTCCCAGACTTTAAACAGAACAATACACGTATAGCCGTATTTGGAAATACAACTATAAAGGCAGCTAAGGAACATGGTCTAACAGCAGATATTAAAGCTCCTACTCCGGAAACTCCGAGTATGACCATGGCAATTAGCAAATACATCAACGAAGTGAATAAGAAGTAG
- a CDS encoding DUF4271 domain-containing protein yields the protein MQATARLSEYQDWITITFLLCFGLLVLARVAFPQRFEEFISLLNSGKFIAFKGKENKAFHGFNIILFSVQAIAVSLFIFLGYRYFFETDLHSIVLFIRILTGYTCLILLKAGVEKIIGNIFDIDERIDYYIFQKLSYRNFISIFLLFACLFLVYSMEATGLSLRIIAFTAVLANAFSMLIIYRRNQSVLSVNWFYFILYICALEIAPYIILYKLITI from the coding sequence ATGCAGGCGACGGCAAGATTAAGTGAATATCAGGATTGGATCACGATCACTTTCCTTCTATGCTTTGGCTTGCTGGTATTAGCCCGTGTCGCCTTTCCACAACGTTTTGAAGAATTTATATCGCTTCTCAACTCTGGTAAATTTATAGCCTTTAAAGGAAAAGAGAATAAGGCTTTTCATGGTTTTAACATTATATTATTCTCTGTACAGGCGATCGCAGTCTCTTTATTTATCTTTCTGGGATACAGATATTTTTTTGAAACAGATCTTCACTCTATTGTATTGTTCATTCGCATTCTTACTGGATATACCTGTCTTATTTTATTGAAAGCCGGAGTTGAAAAGATCATTGGTAATATCTTCGACATCGATGAGCGAATAGATTACTATATTTTTCAGAAATTAAGCTATCGCAATTTCATTTCGATTTTTCTTCTTTTCGCCTGCCTTTTTCTGGTATATAGCATGGAAGCTACAGGCCTCAGCCTTAGGATCATCGCATTTACGGCGGTCCTGGCAAATGCATTTTCTATGTTAATAATCTATAGAAGGAATCAAAGTGTGCTTAGCGTTAATTGGTTCTATTTTATTTTGTACATTTGCGCTCTCGAAATCGCCCCTTATATTATTTTGTACAAGTTAATTACGATCTAG